Part of the Mycolicibacterium mageritense genome is shown below.
TGGTCGACGCGGCGCTGCCGCATCTGCTGGACAGCGGCGCCGGTTCCATCGTGACGATCTCGAGCGTTTCGGGCCGCGAGATCGACTTCGCGTCGGGGCCGTATGGGACGTTCAAGGCCGCCATCATCCACTACACGCAGGGCCTGGCCTACAACTACGCGGGTAAGGGAGTCCGAGCGAACTCGGTCAGCCCGGGAAACACCTACTTCCCTGGCGGCGTCTGGCCCACGATCGAGGAGAAAAACCCCGAGTTGTTCGCGGCGGCCCTGGCCCTCAACCCCACCGGCCGCATGGCCACACCCCAGGAGGTGGCCAACGCCGTGGTGTTCTTGAGCAGTTCGGCTGCCAGCTTCATCACCGGAACGAATCTCCTGGTCGACGGCGCGCTGACGCGCGGCGTGCAGTTCTGAGTGGGTGGGCGTCACCGAGGCTGGCGCCCCGCACGTCAGTCCCGTCTGGTAAGACGGTGGCACGACGAGCGGCACTGCATGACTGCGGCATCGCGATCCACCGACCGACCACCAAGGGTTCCTGATGGCCGATTCCAACGATGTCCCCGCGACCGCCAAGCGCTCGGGGATTGCTCGGTGGATCCGCCGCTACGCGATCCTGGTGATCATCGGCTGGATCGCGCTGATCGGCGTGCTCAACGCCACCGTGCCGCAGCTCGAGGTCGTGGGCCAGATGCGTTCGGTGTCGATGAGCCCGTCCGATGCGCCGTCGGTCATTGCGATGAAGCGCGTCGGCAAGGTTTTCGACGAGTTCCACTCCGACAGCTCGGCGATGATCGTGCTGGAGGGCGACAAGCCACTCGGCGACGACGCGCACCTGTTCTACAACGACATGGTCGACAAGCTCGAAGCCGACACCAAGCACGTCGAGCACGTCCAGGATTTCTGGGGCGATCCGCTCACCGAGGCCGGGGCGCAGAGCAATGACGGCCAGGCCGCGTATGTACAGGTGTATCTCGCGGGCAACATGGGCGAGGCACTGGCCAACGAATCCGTTGAGTCGGTCCAGAACCTCGTCAAAGGGCTGAGCCCGCCGCCAGGCGTCAAAGTCTTCGTGACCGGCCCGACAGCGCTCGCCGCCGATCAGCAGATCGCGGGCGACCGCAGCGTGCAGATCATCGAGATGGTCACGTTCGCGGTCATCATCACGATGCTGCTGCTGGTGTACCGGTCGATCATCACCGTGATCATCGTGCTCGTCATGGTGGTCATGCAGCTCTCGGCGGCCCGCGGCGTGGTGGCATTCCTGGGTTACCACAACCTCATCGGGCTCTCGACGTTCGCGACGCAGCTGCTGGTCACCCTCGCGATAGCCGCGGCCACCGATTACGCGATCTTCCTCATCGGCCGATACCAGGAGGCCCGCGGCAACGGCGAGGACCGAGAACAGGCGTACTACACGATGTTCGGCGGCACCGCGCATGTGGTGCTGGGTTCCGGCATGACGATCGCCGGTGCGACGTTCTGCCTGCACTTCACGCGACTGCCCTATTTCCAGTCGCTCGGCATCCCGATGGCCGTGGGCATGGTGGTCGCGGTGTTCGCCGCGCTCACGCTCGGGCCGGCCCTGATCACCGTCGCGAGCCGGTTCGGCAAAGTGCTTGAGCCCAAACGCGCCATGCGGATCCGCGGTTGGCGCCGGCTCGGGGCGTTCGTGGTCCGCTGGCCCGGGCCCGTGCTGCTGTCGACCATCCTGCTGTCACTGGTCGGCTTGCTGACCCTGCCGGGCTACCGCACCAACTACAACGACCGCAACTATCTGCCTCCCGACCTGCCCGCCAACGCGGGCTACGCCGCCGCCGAACGGCACTTCTCCCCCGCCCGCATGAATCCCGAGCTGCTGCTCATCGAAACCGACCACGACATCCGTAATTCGGCCGACTTCCTGGTGATCGACAAGATCGCCAAGGCCGTGTTCCGCGTGCCCGGCATCGGCAGCGTTCAGGCCATCACCCGGCCGCAGGGCGAGCCGCTGGAGTTCAGCACCATCCCGGCGCAGATGAGCATGGGCGGGGTCATGCAGACCATGAACCGCAAGTACCTCACCGACCGCGCGGACGACATGCTGCTGCAGGCCGACGACATGCAGACCACCATCGACACGATGGACCGGATGATCGCGCTGATGCAGGAGATGAGCTCGATCACGCACAGCATGGTCGGCAAGATGGACGTGATGGTGGCCGACGTCAAAGAACTGCGGGACCACATCTCCGATTTCGACGACTTCCTGCGTCCGCTGCGCAACTACCTGTACTGGGAGCCGCACTGCTTCGACATCCCGGTGTGCCAGTCGATGCGGTCGGTGTTCGACGGGCTCGACGGTGTCGACACCATGACCGAGAGCATCGAGCAGCTGATGCCCGACATGCACCGGCTCGACGAGCTGATGCCGCAGATGGCGGCATTGATGGGTCCGCAGATCGAAACCATGCGGAGCATGAAGACGATGATGCTGACCATGTACCAGACCCAGAAGGGTCTGCAGGACCAGATGGCGGCGATGCAGGACGGCCAGACGGCCATGGGTGAGGCGTTCAACGATTCGAAGAACGACGACACGTTCTACCTGCCGCCCGAGATCTTCAACAACGCCGACTTCAAACGCGGCATGAAGAGCTTCATCTCGCCGGACGGAAAAGCCGTGCGGTTCATCATTTCCCACGATGGTGACCCGCTGACGCCCGAGGGCATCAAGCTGATCGACGGCATCAAACTGGCCGCCAAGGAGGCCATGAAGAACACCCCGTGGGAGGGCTCCAAGATCTACGTCGGCGGCACCGCGGCGGCCTTCAAGGACATGCAGGAAGGCAACAACTACGACCTGATCATCGCCGGGATCTCGGCGCTGTCACTGATTTTCATCATCATGCTGATCATCACGCGCAGCCTGGTGGCCGCGGCCGTGATCGTCGGGACGGTGCTGGTGTCGCTCGGCACGTCGTTCGGGCTGTCGGTCCTGGTGTGGCAGCACCTGCTCGGCATCGAGTTGCACTTCATGGTGATGGCCATGGCGGTGATCGTGCTGCTCGCGGTGGGCGCGGACTACAACCTGCTGTTGGTCGCTCGACTCAAAGAGGAACTGCCGGCGGGCATCAACACCGGCATCATCCGGGCCATGGGCGGCAGCGGGTCGGTGGTGACCGCGGCCGGTCTGGTGTTCGCGTTCACCATGATGTCGATGGTGGTCAGTGAGATGACCGTGGTCGCCCAGGTGGGTTCGACGATCGGCCTCGGCCTGCTGTTCGACACCCTGGTGATCCGGTCGTTCATGACGCCGTCGATCGCGGCGCTCATGGGCCGGTGGTTCTGGTGGCCACAGCTGGTTCGGACCCGGCCCGCGCGCGGTGTCGTCGCCCGCGCCTTGGAGCGGTCGCGCTCCTAGGCTCGTGAGGTTCTCACCACCGCGTCGATCAGGAGTTCGGCAGCCGCGTCGACGCGCGCCCGGTCCCGTGTGACCAGCACGTCCTGGCACAGCCCGCGCAGCCCCGACACGACCAGCGTCGCGCGCGCCCTCGCGTCGTCAGCGGAAAAGCCCACGGCTCCCAGTGATTCCGCGATCGGGTCGATCATGACCTCGACCGCGTCCCTGGCCGATGCCCCATAGGTCTCGGGATCGGTGACCGCCAGGCTGAGGACTTGCAGCAGTAGCCGCACGTTGCGGCGCTCACCCCCGCGAGTCAGTTCGCGCCACATCGTGTGTGCCGCGTCGGCGAACTGGTCCGGGGTGGTGACACTGCTGAACATCTCACCCAACTCGGGTCGGCTGGCGTCGAGGGCCTGCGCCAGCAATTCGGCGCGGTCGCCGAAGTAATACAGCAGCATGCGCTTGCTGGTGCCGAGCGCCTGCGCCATCGGCGCCAACGACATGTCGCCGATGCCGTGCTGTTCGAGATAGGCCACGACCGCCTTGAGCAACTCTTCTCGTTTGGCGGGATCTGCAGTGCGGGCCACGCCTTGACCGTACCGATCGGTACGCTTATAGTCAAAATTGTATCGATCGGTACGCTTATTGCGATGGAAGGAGAAGGATTCATGACCGGTCTGCGGGTTGCCGTCGTCGGCGCCGGAATCGGCGGGTTGACCGCCGCCATCGCGCTGCGCGCCAACGGCATCGAAGCCACCGTCTACGAACAGGCCCACGAGCTCAAGGCGCTCGGCGCCGGAGTCGCCATCGCGACCAACGGTTCGCGGATCCTGACCCGGCTCGGCCTCGGGGACGCGGTCGCCGCGGTTGCCGGGCCGGTGACCCACTATCAGTTCCGTACTTGGCAGGCTCAGCCGATCGCCGGTGAACCGTCGACCCTGTCGTTCGGCGATCCGGCCAGGACGTGGTTCCTGCACCGCGGTGATTTCCAGAAGGTGCTTGCCGAGGCGCTGCCGGCCGACGCCCTGCAGTTGGGCCGCTCGTGCGTCGACGCCGTCGAGCACCGTGCCGGGGTTCGGGTCCAATTCGCCGACGGCACAACGACCGACACCGACCTCGTGGTCGGCGCCGACGGTATTCACTCCCGTCTGCAGGGCAAGGTGACCAGCCCCGCCGAACCCGTCAGCGAAGGAATCATGGCCTACCGTGGCCTGATCCCGGCCGAGCGGGTGAGCGCGACCATCGACATGCACGCCAGCTCGATGTGGCTGGGCCCGCGACAGAGCTTCCTGGCCTATCCCGTGTCGGCCGGCCGGCTGCTCAACATCGTCGCGTTCGTCCCCACCAACCTGACCGTTGCCGAATCCTGGACCGCGCCGGGCGATGTCGCCGAACTCGCGGCCGCCTATCGCGGCTGGGATCCGACGATTTCAGCGGTCATCGACGCGATGGATTCCACCTTCCGGTGGGGCATCTACGACCGCGAACCCTTGGATCGGTGGTCCACCGATCGAATCACGCTGCTCGGCGACAGCGCCCACGCCGTGACGCCGCACCTCGGTCAAGGCGCCAACCAGGCAATCGAAGACGCGATGACGCTCGCGGTGCTCCTGCGCGATGCGCGGCCCGCCGACCTCCCGGCCCGGCTGCGCCGCTACGAGCAGCTTCGCATGGGCCGCACCGGTCATGTCCGCAGCCAGGCCCGCGCCGCAGGGCGAATCTACCGGTCGACCGGGCTGACCCCGGTCGATCAGGCCGGGCAACTGCAGAGCATCCTCGACAGCGTCGCCATCAACACCCACGACGCCGAGCAGGTGGCCGAGACCGCGATCGCGGCCTGAGCATCAAGCCAATTCGAACACCGGGATCACCCGGTCGGTCCGCGTCTCGTACTCCGCGAAACCGGGGGCGCGCTGCGTGATCACCTCGTAGACCCGGTCGCGCTCGTCGCGTGGAAGTTCACGCGCAGTCACGGATCTGGGTGCGTCGGCACCGATCTCCACGGTGACCTCGGGATGCGCCCGAAGGTTGTAGGCCCAGGCCGGATCCCGGTCGCGACCCGCCGACGAGCCGACCACGTAGATCTTCCCGTCGATGTCGAAATACGCCACGGGATTGACGCGCTGCGCGCCGCTCTTGGCGCCCTTGGACGTGAGCAGCAGCAACGGGAAGCCTTCGAACTGGCCACCGACCTTGCCCCCGTTGGCCCGGAACTCCTCGATGTTGCGTTCGTTGAACTCGCGCTCGGCTCGATCAGTCATGGCTTCATGGTGCCCTTCGTAACCGTCACGGTGCACACTGGATCTTTGTCCGACCTGGACCAGGGGGAAAGTACGTTGGCTACAGATCGCGATTCCGCACGCATGGTGCCCTCCGCACCCGCGGGGTACGAGTACGCGGGTGCTTGGATCCGATTGTTCGGCACGCTGATCGACAGCGTGATCGGGATCGTGCCGATAATGCTCGTGCTCGGGCTGGTCGTCGTCGCCCACGGCGGTGGCGTTGACTATTTCGACTACCTGTCGGATCCAGGCAGATCCGGGTGGGTGACCGGCGTCTTCGTGTACCTGCTCACGAGCGGTGTGATGATTGCGTGGCTCGCACTGTGGCAGGCCAAGGCCGGAGCATCACCCGGCATGATGTTGCTGAGGCTTCGGGTGCGCGCATCCGATGCGCTTGGTCCGCCCTCCATAGCCTCCGCAGCCATCCGCAACCTCATCACGGTCATGGCCGTCATGAATTCGGTCACCGGGCAAGAGTGGGTCGACAACCTGCTGAGCCTCGTCGGGCTGGTCGCCTACGCCGCCATCGGTATCTCCATCGCGAAAAGCCCCACTCAC
Proteins encoded:
- a CDS encoding SDR family NAD(P)-dependent oxidoreductase, giving the protein MDLGLTGKRFAVTGGTRGIGRAVVEGLLAEGAAVAYCARTPDAVAETQTELAAGGATVVGSAVDVSDAAAVAGWVSRTAEEFGGLDGVVANVSALAIPESTEAWRTSFEVDLMGTVSLVDAALPHLLDSGAGSIVTISSVSGREIDFASGPYGTFKAAIIHYTQGLAYNYAGKGVRANSVSPGNTYFPGGVWPTIEEKNPELFAAALALNPTGRMATPQEVANAVVFLSSSAASFITGTNLLVDGALTRGVQF
- a CDS encoding MMPL/RND family transporter, producing MADSNDVPATAKRSGIARWIRRYAILVIIGWIALIGVLNATVPQLEVVGQMRSVSMSPSDAPSVIAMKRVGKVFDEFHSDSSAMIVLEGDKPLGDDAHLFYNDMVDKLEADTKHVEHVQDFWGDPLTEAGAQSNDGQAAYVQVYLAGNMGEALANESVESVQNLVKGLSPPPGVKVFVTGPTALAADQQIAGDRSVQIIEMVTFAVIITMLLLVYRSIITVIIVLVMVVMQLSAARGVVAFLGYHNLIGLSTFATQLLVTLAIAAATDYAIFLIGRYQEARGNGEDREQAYYTMFGGTAHVVLGSGMTIAGATFCLHFTRLPYFQSLGIPMAVGMVVAVFAALTLGPALITVASRFGKVLEPKRAMRIRGWRRLGAFVVRWPGPVLLSTILLSLVGLLTLPGYRTNYNDRNYLPPDLPANAGYAAAERHFSPARMNPELLLIETDHDIRNSADFLVIDKIAKAVFRVPGIGSVQAITRPQGEPLEFSTIPAQMSMGGVMQTMNRKYLTDRADDMLLQADDMQTTIDTMDRMIALMQEMSSITHSMVGKMDVMVADVKELRDHISDFDDFLRPLRNYLYWEPHCFDIPVCQSMRSVFDGLDGVDTMTESIEQLMPDMHRLDELMPQMAALMGPQIETMRSMKTMMLTMYQTQKGLQDQMAAMQDGQTAMGEAFNDSKNDDTFYLPPEIFNNADFKRGMKSFISPDGKAVRFIISHDGDPLTPEGIKLIDGIKLAAKEAMKNTPWEGSKIYVGGTAAAFKDMQEGNNYDLIIAGISALSLIFIIMLIITRSLVAAAVIVGTVLVSLGTSFGLSVLVWQHLLGIELHFMVMAMAVIVLLAVGADYNLLLVARLKEELPAGINTGIIRAMGGSGSVVTAAGLVFAFTMMSMVVSEMTVVAQVGSTIGLGLLFDTLVIRSFMTPSIAALMGRWFWWPQLVRTRPARGVVARALERSRS
- a CDS encoding TetR/AcrR family transcriptional regulator — its product is MARTADPAKREELLKAVVAYLEQHGIGDMSLAPMAQALGTSKRMLLYYFGDRAELLAQALDASRPELGEMFSSVTTPDQFADAAHTMWRELTRGGERRNVRLLLQVLSLAVTDPETYGASARDAVEVMIDPIAESLGAVGFSADDARARATLVVSGLRGLCQDVLVTRDRARVDAAAELLIDAVVRTSRA
- a CDS encoding FAD-dependent monooxygenase; the encoded protein is MRVAVVGAGIGGLTAAIALRANGIEATVYEQAHELKALGAGVAIATNGSRILTRLGLGDAVAAVAGPVTHYQFRTWQAQPIAGEPSTLSFGDPARTWFLHRGDFQKVLAEALPADALQLGRSCVDAVEHRAGVRVQFADGTTTDTDLVVGADGIHSRLQGKVTSPAEPVSEGIMAYRGLIPAERVSATIDMHASSMWLGPRQSFLAYPVSAGRLLNIVAFVPTNLTVAESWTAPGDVAELAAAYRGWDPTISAVIDAMDSTFRWGIYDREPLDRWSTDRITLLGDSAHAVTPHLGQGANQAIEDAMTLAVLLRDARPADLPARLRRYEQLRMGRTGHVRSQARAAGRIYRSTGLTPVDQAGQLQSILDSVAINTHDAEQVAETAIAA
- a CDS encoding nitroreductase/quinone reductase family protein, coding for MTDRAEREFNERNIEEFRANGGKVGGQFEGFPLLLLTSKGAKSGAQRVNPVAYFDIDGKIYVVGSSAGRDRDPAWAYNLRAHPEVTVEIGADAPRSVTARELPRDERDRVYEVITQRAPGFAEYETRTDRVIPVFELA
- a CDS encoding RDD family protein — translated: MATDRDSARMVPSAPAGYEYAGAWIRLFGTLIDSVIGIVPIMLVLGLVVVAHGGGVDYFDYLSDPGRSGWVTGVFVYLLTSGVMIAWLALWQAKAGASPGMMLLRLRVRASDALGPPSIASAAIRNLITVMAVMNSVTGQEWVDNLLSLVGLVAYAAIGISIAKSPTHQGFHDRLAGGTYVLRRVH